Proteins co-encoded in one Stenotrophomonas maltophilia genomic window:
- the tsaB gene encoding tRNA (adenosine(37)-N6)-threonylcarbamoyltransferase complex dimerization subunit type 1 TsaB, whose protein sequence is MKLLAFETATEACSVALHVDGQVLERFEIAPRRHAELSLPWAEALLAEAGISRRQLDGIALSRGPGAFTGVRLAIAIAQGIALALDRPLLPVSTLQVLALRAPAEQTQILSAIDARMGELYVARFERVDGLPVARDAERVCAPDAVALPDGLSAYGVGTGFGAADGALVAQLGDGLRGFDATALPRASDVLALAVPAFARGEAIAPEWVEPAYLRDNVALTLVEQQAAREAKAKANG, encoded by the coding sequence ATGAAACTGCTCGCCTTTGAAACCGCCACCGAAGCCTGTTCCGTTGCCCTGCATGTCGATGGGCAGGTACTGGAACGCTTCGAGATCGCGCCGCGCCGGCACGCCGAGCTGAGCCTGCCGTGGGCCGAGGCGCTGCTGGCCGAGGCCGGCATCAGCCGTCGCCAGCTTGATGGCATCGCGCTCAGCCGTGGTCCGGGCGCCTTCACCGGCGTGCGCCTGGCCATCGCCATTGCGCAGGGCATCGCACTGGCGCTGGACCGCCCGCTGCTGCCGGTCTCGACGCTGCAGGTGCTGGCGTTGCGTGCGCCGGCCGAACAAACACAGATCCTGTCGGCGATCGATGCGCGGATGGGCGAACTGTATGTGGCGCGCTTCGAGCGCGTGGATGGCTTGCCGGTGGCGCGCGATGCCGAGCGCGTATGTGCACCGGATGCGGTGGCGCTGCCCGATGGCCTTTCGGCCTATGGCGTCGGCACCGGCTTTGGTGCGGCCGACGGCGCGCTGGTGGCGCAGTTGGGTGATGGCCTGCGCGGTTTCGACGCTACGGCATTGCCGCGGGCATCGGACGTGCTGGCGCTGGCGGTGCCGGCGTTCGCGCGTGGCGAGGCCATTGCACCGGAGTGGGTCGAGCCGGCCTACCTGCGTGACAACGTGGCGCTGACCCTGGTCGAGCAGCAGGCGGCGCGCGAGGCCAAGGCGAAGGCCAACGGCTGA
- a CDS encoding energy transducer TonB family protein yields MHAASAVLPPPPREAQRLGATIALSVLVHALLILGVGFAVKGDAPLVPTLEVIFSQTRTALTPKQADFLAAANQEGGGEHDRAQRPRDNQAGIVPQAQAGLSPVPQQQQAAAPVPPTQARVVSSRNGEETVAQAQARPTPDQPEPDAPLTAREQRDAEMARLAAEVHLRSAQYAKRPNRKFVSASTREYAYANYLRAWVDRAERVGNLNYPDEARQRRLGGQVVISVGVRRDGSVESSRILRSSGTPLLDEAALRVVKLAQPFPPLPKTEDAIDILQVTRTWVFLPGGELRDDR; encoded by the coding sequence ATGCACGCCGCGTCTGCCGTCCTGCCCCCGCCGCCACGCGAAGCGCAGCGGCTGGGGGCGACCATCGCGCTGTCGGTGCTGGTCCACGCGCTGCTGATCCTGGGCGTGGGATTTGCAGTGAAGGGCGACGCGCCGCTGGTGCCGACGCTGGAGGTGATCTTCAGCCAGACGCGCACCGCACTGACCCCGAAGCAGGCCGATTTCCTGGCCGCGGCCAACCAGGAGGGCGGTGGCGAGCATGACCGCGCGCAGCGACCGCGTGACAACCAGGCCGGCATCGTGCCGCAGGCGCAGGCGGGTCTGAGCCCGGTACCGCAGCAGCAACAGGCGGCCGCGCCCGTCCCGCCGACGCAGGCCCGCGTGGTCAGCAGCCGCAATGGCGAGGAAACGGTGGCCCAGGCCCAGGCCCGGCCGACACCTGACCAGCCCGAACCGGATGCGCCCCTGACCGCGCGCGAGCAACGCGATGCGGAGATGGCACGGCTGGCGGCCGAGGTGCATCTGCGCTCGGCACAGTACGCCAAGCGCCCGAACCGCAAGTTCGTGTCGGCCAGCACGCGCGAATATGCCTATGCCAACTACCTGCGGGCGTGGGTGGACCGTGCCGAGCGGGTGGGCAACCTGAACTATCCGGACGAGGCGCGGCAACGCCGGCTGGGTGGCCAGGTGGTGATCAGCGTGGGCGTGCGCCGCGATGGCAGCGTGGAGAGCAGCCGCATCCTGCGTTCAAGCGGGACGCCGTTGCTGGATGAAGCGGCGCTGCGGGTGGTGAAGCTGGCCCAGCCGTTCCCGCCGTTGCCGAAGACCGAAGATGCGATCGACATCCTGCAGGTCACACGTACCTGGGTATTCCTGCCCGGCGGCGAACTGCGCGACGACCGGTAG
- the gshB gene encoding glutathione synthase: MPLNVIVVMDPIAHIKIAKDTTFAMLLEAQRRGHALHYVRPGGLALEGGVAVAQTAPLQVRDDPAGWYELGAFSRTEFGPGQIVLMRKDPPVDAEYVYDTQVLDVAAAAGACVVNNPQGLRDYNEKLAALLFPQCCPPTLVSRDAKALKAFALEHGQAVLKPLDGMGGRSIFRSGQGDPNLNVILETLTDGGRKLALAQKFIPDISAGDKRILLVDGEPVDYCLARIPQGDEFRGNLAAGGRGEGRPLSERDRWIAAQVGPEMKRRGMRFVGLDVIGDYLTEVNVTSPTCVRELDAQYGLNIAGTLFDALEAGLR, encoded by the coding sequence ATGCCGTTGAACGTCATCGTGGTGATGGACCCCATCGCCCACATCAAGATCGCCAAGGACACCACCTTTGCCATGCTGCTGGAAGCCCAGCGCCGCGGCCATGCCCTGCACTACGTGCGGCCGGGCGGACTGGCCCTGGAAGGCGGCGTGGCGGTGGCCCAGACCGCGCCGTTGCAGGTGCGCGACGACCCGGCCGGCTGGTATGAGCTGGGCGCATTCAGCCGTACCGAATTCGGCCCCGGCCAGATCGTGCTGATGCGCAAGGATCCGCCGGTCGACGCCGAATACGTCTACGACACCCAGGTGCTGGACGTGGCCGCCGCCGCCGGCGCCTGCGTGGTCAACAACCCGCAGGGGCTGCGCGACTACAACGAGAAGCTGGCCGCCCTGCTGTTCCCGCAGTGCTGCCCGCCGACCCTGGTCAGCCGCGACGCCAAGGCGCTGAAGGCCTTCGCCCTGGAACACGGCCAGGCCGTGCTGAAGCCGCTGGATGGCATGGGCGGGCGCTCGATCTTCCGCAGCGGCCAGGGCGATCCGAACCTGAACGTGATCCTGGAAACGCTGACCGACGGCGGCCGCAAGCTGGCGCTGGCGCAGAAGTTCATTCCCGATATCAGCGCCGGCGACAAGCGCATCCTCCTGGTCGATGGCGAACCGGTGGACTACTGCCTGGCGCGCATCCCGCAAGGTGACGAGTTCCGCGGCAACCTGGCCGCCGGCGGTCGCGGCGAAGGCCGCCCGCTGAGCGAGCGCGACCGCTGGATCGCCGCCCAGGTCGGCCCGGAGATGAAGCGCCGCGGCATGCGCTTCGTCGGTCTGGACGTGATCGGCGATTACCTGACCGAGGTCAACGTGACCAGCCCGACCTGCGTGCGCGAGCTGGATGCACAGTACGGCCTGAACATCGCCGGCACCCTGTTCGACGCACTCGAGGCCGGCCTGCGCTGA
- the pilG gene encoding twitching motility response regulator PilG produces MTENTTAGGELAGLRVMVIDDSKTIRRTAETLLKREGCEVVTATDGFEALAKIADQQPQIIFVDIMMPRLDGYQTCALIKGNQLFKATPVIMLSSKDGLFDKARGRIVGSEQYLTKPFTREELLGAIRTYVNA; encoded by the coding sequence ATGACTGAAAACACGACTGCGGGCGGGGAACTCGCAGGACTCCGGGTGATGGTCATCGATGATTCGAAGACCATCCGCAGGACTGCGGAAACGCTGCTCAAGCGCGAAGGCTGCGAGGTGGTCACCGCCACCGACGGCTTCGAGGCGCTTGCGAAGATCGCAGACCAGCAACCGCAGATCATCTTCGTCGACATCATGATGCCGCGCCTGGACGGGTATCAGACCTGCGCGCTGATCAAGGGCAACCAGCTGTTCAAGGCGACCCCGGTGATCATGCTGTCGTCCAAGGATGGCCTGTTCGACAAGGCGCGGGGACGCATCGTCGGCTCGGAGCAGTACCTGACCAAGCCTTTCACGCGCGAAGAACTGCTGGGTGCCATCCGCACATACGTCAACGCCTGA
- a CDS encoding response regulator: protein MARIVLIEDSPTDRAVFSQWLRRAGHEVLEADNAEDGLQLVRDQVPQLVLMDVVLPGMSGFQATRAMARDAAIKHIPVIIVSTKAMETDKAWGLRQGAADYIVKPPREDELIARINELVT from the coding sequence ATGGCTCGTATCGTCCTGATCGAGGATTCACCGACCGACCGCGCGGTGTTCAGCCAATGGCTGCGCCGTGCCGGCCACGAAGTGCTGGAAGCGGACAACGCCGAAGACGGCCTGCAGCTGGTGCGTGACCAGGTGCCTCAGCTGGTGCTGATGGACGTGGTGCTGCCCGGCATGAGTGGTTTCCAGGCGACGCGGGCGATGGCCCGTGACGCGGCGATCAAGCACATCCCGGTGATCATCGTCAGCACCAAGGCGATGGAAACCGACAAGGCCTGGGGGCTGCGCCAGGGCGCGGCCGATTACATCGTCAAGCCGCCGCGCGAGGATGAACTGATCGCGCGGATCAACGAACTGGTGACCTGA
- a CDS encoding chemotaxis protein CheW — MRSPFDILEAYERRSLAHAVQLPERQFAQDLWRGVGYRVGQRRLVSDFREVVEIVPMPPVTAVPCAQPWLLGVGNLRGNLFPVVDLKYFLEGTRTVQQEGQRVLIMRQAGGDVALTIDELFGQRSFEQDQQIAAGTLAEGRYGHFVDRAFHADGHDWGVFSLSLLSRTPEFRQAAA; from the coding sequence ATGCGCTCGCCCTTCGACATCCTGGAAGCCTACGAACGGCGCAGCCTGGCCCATGCGGTGCAGCTGCCCGAACGCCAGTTCGCCCAGGACCTGTGGCGTGGCGTGGGCTACCGCGTCGGCCAGCGCCGGCTGGTGTCCGATTTCCGCGAAGTGGTGGAGATCGTGCCGATGCCGCCGGTCACCGCGGTGCCCTGTGCCCAGCCCTGGCTGCTGGGCGTGGGCAACCTGCGCGGCAACCTGTTCCCGGTGGTGGACCTGAAGTACTTCCTGGAAGGCACGCGCACCGTGCAGCAGGAAGGCCAGCGCGTGCTGATCATGCGCCAGGCCGGTGGCGACGTTGCACTGACCATCGACGAACTGTTCGGCCAGCGCAGCTTCGAACAGGACCAGCAGATCGCGGCCGGTACGCTGGCCGAAGGGCGTTATGGCCACTTCGTCGATCGTGCCTTCCATGCCGACGGCCATGACTGGGGCGTGTTCTCGCTCTCGCTGCTGTCGCGCACCCCTGAATTCCGGCAAGCCGCGGCCTGA
- a CDS encoding methyl-accepting chemotaxis protein gives MSTASDATKTGKLRLGGSNLWLFLLLASMILFGVNTGVATWQGSRLADAGSKAADLQVLSQQLANQGRDAVGGNAQAFTAFKATRNAIEQNVSTLQGRYGKEPGVSGAIAKLGETWAPLGKQAGQLVASEPAVLALAGNANNFTGAVPGLQAQLNELVRAMSASGAPSAQVYSALQQVVVAGSMARRVTEMRAGGSAAATSGDALARDITVFSQVLDGLRNGNEELGITAVRGAAAVAALEQSQQKWEAMKQDADAILASSRQLFAAQSAATALGQGSAHMLDDSRKLFDAFSSFGSVSDTRLFPNFWIGVVSGALSLIAIIGFVSTNVRSRSREQELRYQTQVEFNSRNQQAIMRLLDEISSLGEGDLTVKASVTEDMTGAIADAINYAVDELRHLVTTINDTSAKVAVSTQETQATAMQLAEAAGHQANQITSASDRIGEIAASIEQVSRNSAESADVAQRSVVIAAEGAGVVRETIQGMDQIRDQIQETSKRIKRLGESSQEIGSIVELINDISEQTNILALNAAVQAASAGEAGRGFAVVADEVQRLAERTSGATRRIENLVQAIQADTNEAVTSMEQTTAEVVSGARLAEDAGTALTEIERVSNALNTLIKNISIAAQQQSAAASDITRTMGVIRQITGQTSQGAGQTAESIGHLAQLAADLRRSVADFKLPA, from the coding sequence ATGAGTACTGCTTCGGACGCCACCAAGACCGGCAAGCTGCGGCTGGGCGGCAGCAACCTCTGGTTGTTCCTGCTGCTGGCATCGATGATCCTGTTCGGCGTCAACACCGGCGTCGCCACCTGGCAGGGCAGCCGCCTGGCCGACGCCGGCTCCAAGGCCGCCGATCTGCAGGTGCTGTCGCAACAGCTGGCCAACCAGGGCCGTGATGCCGTCGGCGGCAACGCCCAGGCCTTTACCGCCTTCAAGGCCACCCGCAACGCGATCGAACAGAATGTGTCGACGCTGCAGGGCCGTTACGGCAAGGAACCGGGCGTGTCCGGGGCCATCGCCAAACTGGGCGAAACCTGGGCGCCGCTGGGCAAGCAGGCCGGCCAGCTGGTGGCCAGCGAGCCGGCGGTGCTGGCCCTGGCCGGCAATGCCAACAACTTCACCGGCGCAGTGCCGGGCCTGCAGGCCCAGCTGAACGAGCTGGTGCGCGCGATGTCCGCCTCCGGTGCGCCGTCGGCGCAGGTGTACAGCGCACTGCAGCAGGTGGTGGTGGCCGGTTCGATGGCCCGCCGCGTGACCGAAATGCGCGCCGGCGGCAGCGCCGCGGCGACCTCCGGTGATGCACTGGCGCGTGATATCACCGTGTTCTCGCAGGTGCTCGATGGCCTGCGCAACGGCAACGAGGAGCTGGGCATCACCGCCGTGCGTGGTGCCGCCGCCGTGGCCGCCCTGGAGCAGTCGCAGCAGAAGTGGGAAGCCATGAAGCAGGACGCCGATGCGATCCTGGCCAGCTCGCGCCAGCTGTTTGCGGCGCAGTCGGCGGCCACCGCGCTGGGCCAGGGCTCGGCGCACATGCTCGATGACAGCCGCAAGCTGTTCGATGCCTTCTCCTCGTTCGGCTCGGTGTCCGACACCCGCCTGTTCCCGAACTTCTGGATCGGCGTGGTGTCCGGTGCGCTGTCGCTGATCGCGATCATCGGCTTCGTCTCCACCAACGTGCGCAGCCGCTCACGCGAGCAGGAACTGCGCTACCAGACCCAGGTGGAGTTCAACAGCCGCAACCAGCAGGCGATCATGCGGCTGCTGGACGAAATCTCCTCGCTGGGTGAGGGTGACCTGACCGTCAAGGCCTCGGTGACCGAGGACATGACCGGCGCCATCGCCGACGCGATCAACTACGCCGTCGATGAACTGCGTCACCTGGTGACCACCATCAACGACACCTCGGCCAAGGTTGCCGTGTCCACCCAGGAAACCCAGGCCACGGCCATGCAGCTGGCAGAGGCTGCCGGCCACCAGGCCAACCAGATCACCTCGGCCTCGGACCGCATCGGCGAAATCGCGGCGAGCATTGAACAGGTGTCGCGCAACTCGGCCGAGTCGGCCGACGTGGCACAGCGCTCGGTGGTGATCGCCGCCGAGGGTGCCGGCGTGGTGCGCGAGACCATCCAGGGCATGGACCAGATCCGCGACCAGATCCAGGAAACCTCCAAGCGCATCAAGCGCCTGGGCGAGTCGTCGCAGGAAATCGGCTCGATCGTGGAACTGATCAACGACATTTCCGAGCAGACCAACATCCTGGCGTTGAACGCCGCCGTGCAGGCGGCCTCGGCCGGTGAAGCCGGCCGCGGTTTCGCGGTCGTGGCCGACGAAGTGCAGCGCCTGGCAGAACGTACCTCGGGTGCGACCCGACGCATCGAGAACCTGGTGCAGGCCATTCAGGCCGATACCAATGAAGCGGTGACATCGATGGAGCAGACCACTGCCGAAGTGGTGTCCGGTGCGCGCCTGGCTGAGGACGCCGGCACCGCGCTGACCGAGATCGAGCGCGTGTCCAACGCCCTGAACACCCTCATCAAGAACATCTCCATCGCCGCCCAGCAGCAGTCGGCCGCGGCGTCGGACATCACCCGCACCATGGGCGTGATCCGGCAGATCACCGGCCAGACCTCGCAGGGTGCCGGGCAGACCGCCGAGTCAATCGGCCACCTCGCGCAGCTGGCGGCGGACCTGCGTCGTTCGGTCGCCGACTTCAAGCTGCCGGCGTGA